From Funiculus sociatus GB2-C1, one genomic window encodes:
- a CDS encoding UbiD family decarboxylase, producing the protein MARDLRGFIKLLEERGQLRRISALVDPDMEIAEISNRMLQRGGPGLLFENVKGADYPVAVNLMGTVERICWAMNMQHPLELEELGKKLSMLQQPKPPKKISQAVEFGKLLFDVLKAKPGRDFFPACHQVVIQGDDLDLNRLPLIRPYSGDAGKIITLGLVITKDCETGTPNVGVYRLQLQSRNTMTVHWLSVRGGARHLRKAAEQGKKLEVAIALGVDPLIIMAAATPIPVDLSEWLFAGLYGGSGVQLAKCKTVDLEVPADSEFVLEGTITPGEVLSDGPFGDHMGYYGGVEDSPLVRFQCMTHRKDPMYMTTFSGRPPKEEAMMAIALNRIYTPILRQQVSEIVDFFLPMEALSYKAAIISIDKAYPGQARRAALAFWSALPQFTYTKFVIVVDKDINIRDPRQVVWAISSKVDPVRDVFILPNTPFDTLDFASEKIGLGGRMGIDATTKIPPETEHEWGEPLESDPDVAAMVERRWAEYGLADLELGEVDPKLFGYDMK; encoded by the coding sequence ATGGCCAGAGACCTGCGGGGATTCATCAAACTACTGGAAGAAAGGGGACAATTACGGCGAATTTCAGCCTTAGTTGACCCAGATATGGAAATTGCGGAGATTTCCAACCGGATGTTACAACGGGGTGGCCCCGGACTACTATTTGAAAATGTCAAAGGGGCTGACTATCCGGTGGCGGTGAACCTGATGGGTACAGTTGAGCGGATTTGCTGGGCGATGAATATGCAGCATCCGTTGGAGTTGGAGGAACTGGGCAAAAAGCTGAGTATGTTGCAACAGCCGAAGCCACCGAAGAAGATTTCTCAGGCGGTGGAGTTTGGCAAGCTGCTATTTGATGTGCTGAAGGCGAAACCGGGACGCGATTTTTTCCCGGCGTGTCATCAAGTGGTAATCCAAGGCGATGATTTGGATTTGAATAGATTGCCGTTGATTCGTCCTTATTCGGGGGATGCTGGCAAGATTATCACGCTGGGGTTGGTAATTACCAAGGATTGCGAGACGGGTACGCCGAATGTGGGCGTTTATCGCCTGCAACTGCAATCTCGCAATACGATGACGGTGCATTGGCTATCGGTGCGGGGCGGTGCGAGACATCTACGCAAGGCGGCGGAACAGGGGAAGAAATTGGAGGTTGCGATCGCACTCGGTGTTGACCCGCTGATCATCATGGCAGCTGCAACACCGATTCCAGTCGATTTATCAGAATGGCTGTTTGCGGGACTCTACGGCGGTTCTGGGGTGCAGTTGGCGAAGTGTAAGACGGTGGATTTAGAAGTCCCAGCCGACTCGGAATTTGTCCTAGAAGGCACGATTACACCTGGGGAAGTGTTGTCAGATGGCCCTTTTGGCGATCACATGGGCTATTACGGCGGCGTGGAGGATTCGCCCCTCGTGCGCTTCCAGTGCATGACGCACCGCAAAGATCCAATGTATATGACAACTTTTAGCGGTCGTCCGCCGAAAGAAGAAGCAATGATGGCGATCGCGCTGAACCGCATCTACACGCCGATTTTAAGACAACAAGTTTCAGAAATTGTTGATTTCTTCCTTCCAATGGAAGCGCTGAGTTATAAAGCGGCGATTATTTCCATTGATAAGGCATATCCGGGACAAGCGCGACGGGCAGCCTTAGCTTTTTGGAGTGCTTTACCTCAGTTTACTTACACCAAGTTTGTGATTGTGGTAGATAAAGACATTAACATCAGAGATCCGCGTCAAGTTGTATGGGCAATTAGTTCCAAAGTTGATCCAGTTCGAGATGTTTTTATTCTGCCCAATACGCCTTTTGATACTTTGGATTTTGCCAGCGAAAAGATTGGCTTAGGTGGAAGAATGGGGATTGATGCGACTACGAAGATTCCTCCTGAAACCGAACATGAATGGGGCGAACCTTTGGAATCCGATCCAGATGTGGCGGCGATGGTGGAACGACGCTGGGCAGAGTATGGTTTAGCCGACTTGGAATTAGGAGAAGTCGATCCGAAATTGTTTGGCTACGATATGAAGTAA
- a CDS encoding NYN domain-containing protein, whose translation MPDNPSLRAANDSAVIHQISLCVYQAIISIQQYEPELLSEKYRNAPWSDTRYQSAFLLKLEAELSKAQDRDTLIKTVQKFLQVLLIGRCLELPIYSNLLAKIRHMSQSPNNSVMQQAAGANSTNVQDTPNASSADAHTPKAIAILLLDTENLQLDTKTENFLTTVCTYPIQVKIAFANWRHLGKLDAELHERGYDLIHVPAGRDNADGKMIAVGLSIREHYPKAREVLVCSSDKVMTNLCNHLLKTGLNVYRVWRQGENLTISNYKNGKTETYPPKKLPEIPTLVQCITHLQLLIKTEQERTGNQWIKLSRISALFLELHQITISQVVAAHLPGKRARDIFINNPSDFVVHQPPEQSELYVTLFETIAPRSVASNNSNNSAFPTDVRTDIKPLHTINSKEELEQALIGVFGSIKTKSPESKISLSHLGTGFRTVYKKSATEVLKKLGLGSSLSKFLQSCQGLKVQNTGKDEFVELAQNSISTINSQVVLEQVLINLLNSLTNTSHNLPIPIESLGSEFHKQYGVTISAIMKQLKMDGNFLKFLQSCSAFKVENSGKSYRVAIAK comes from the coding sequence ATGCCAGATAATCCCAGCTTGCGGGCAGCAAATGATTCTGCCGTTATCCACCAAATCAGCCTCTGTGTCTACCAAGCGATTATTTCTATCCAGCAGTACGAACCTGAATTACTCAGCGAAAAGTACAGGAATGCTCCTTGGAGCGATACTCGTTATCAGTCTGCATTCCTGCTGAAGTTGGAAGCAGAACTCAGTAAAGCACAAGACAGGGATACACTGATTAAAACGGTACAGAAATTTCTGCAAGTTCTGCTAATTGGGCGGTGTTTAGAGTTGCCGATTTACAGTAACTTACTGGCAAAAATTCGTCATATGAGCCAGAGTCCAAACAATAGTGTAATGCAACAAGCAGCGGGAGCGAACAGCACTAATGTCCAAGATACCCCTAACGCCAGCAGCGCTGACGCACATACGCCAAAAGCGATCGCTATCTTACTTCTGGATACAGAAAATTTGCAACTCGACACCAAAACCGAAAATTTCTTAACCACAGTTTGCACCTATCCTATTCAAGTTAAAATTGCCTTTGCAAATTGGCGGCATCTGGGCAAGCTAGATGCTGAACTTCATGAGCGTGGCTATGACTTGATTCACGTTCCCGCAGGCCGAGACAATGCTGATGGGAAAATGATCGCAGTTGGCTTGTCAATTCGTGAACATTATCCAAAAGCCAGAGAAGTTTTAGTTTGCTCCTCAGACAAAGTGATGACAAACCTTTGTAACCACCTTCTAAAAACTGGATTAAACGTATATCGCGTTTGGCGGCAGGGAGAAAATTTAACAATATCAAACTACAAAAATGGTAAAACTGAGACTTATCCCCCCAAAAAGCTACCTGAAATCCCAACCTTAGTTCAATGTATTACTCATCTCCAATTACTGATTAAAACTGAGCAAGAACGTACTGGAAATCAGTGGATTAAGCTATCTAGAATCTCCGCTTTGTTTCTGGAGTTACACCAAATTACTATTAGCCAAGTTGTCGCGGCTCATCTTCCGGGTAAGAGAGCTAGAGATATTTTTATAAACAATCCATCGGATTTTGTTGTTCATCAACCGCCAGAGCAGTCTGAATTATATGTAACGCTATTTGAGACAATTGCTCCTAGAAGTGTAGCCAGTAATAACAGTAATAATAGTGCCTTTCCAACAGATGTTAGAACTGATATAAAGCCTTTACATACTATTAACTCTAAGGAAGAATTAGAACAAGCGCTTATAGGAGTTTTCGGTAGTATAAAAACCAAGTCTCCAGAGTCTAAAATTTCTCTATCACATTTGGGTACAGGTTTTAGAACTGTATATAAAAAATCTGCAACTGAAGTTCTTAAAAAATTAGGACTAGGCTCAAGCTTAAGTAAATTTTTACAGTCATGCCAAGGGTTGAAAGTTCAGAATACTGGTAAAGATGAGTTTGTGGAACTTGCCCAAAATTCTATATCTACAATTAACTCGCAAGTTGTTTTGGAACAGGTATTAATAAATCTTCTGAACTCCTTAACTAATACATCTCACAACTTGCCTATTCCCATCGAAAGTTTAGGAAGTGAATTTCACAAGCAATATGGGGTAACGATAAGCGCAATAATGAAGCAATTGAAGATGGATGGTAACTTCCTAAAGTTTTTGCAGTCGTGTAGTGCTTTTAAGGTAGAGAATTCAGGGAAGTCATATCGAGTTGCAATCGCTAAGTAA